In Sorghum bicolor cultivar BTx623 chromosome 8, Sorghum_bicolor_NCBIv3, whole genome shotgun sequence, one genomic interval encodes:
- the LOC8071420 gene encoding amino-acid permease BAT1 homolog produces the protein MTWNNNPPPRPAPSDDDGRLRELGYKQELKRHLSVLSNFSISFTVISVLTGVTTLYNTGLAFGGPATMTLGWFLAGAFTMAVGLSMAEICSAFPTSGGLYYWSARLSGHRWAPFASWITGWFNIVAQWAGTASIDFSLAQLIQVIILLSTGGNNGGGYMASKYVVFAFHAGILLTHAAINSLSISWLSLLGQFAALWNMLGVFVLMIAVPVVATERASAKYVFTHFNTGNSAGIHSNLYIFVLGLLMSQYTLSGYDASAHMTEETKNAGRNGPIGIISAIGISLVVGWGYILGITFAVKDIPFLLSPDNNAGGYAIAQVFYLAFKSRYGNGAGGIVCLWIVAVAIYFCGMSSMTSNSRMTYAFSRDGAMPFSSIWHKVNKQEVPINAVWLSAFISLCMALPSLGSLVAFQAMASVATTAVYIAYALPILFRVTLAHNRFVPGPFSLGRYGVLVGWIAVLWVATITVLFSLPVSYPVTKNTLNYTPVAVGGLFALILSSWIVSARRWFTGPVTNLGG, from the exons atgaccTGGAACAACAACCCCCCTCCCCGTCCCGCTCCCTCCGACGACGACGGCCGCCTCCGCGAGCTCGGCTACAAGCAGGAGCTCAAGCGCCACCTCTC GGTGCTGTCCAACTTCTCCATCTCCTTCACCGTCATCTCCGTGCTGACGGGGGTCACCACGCTCTACAACACCGGCCTCGCCTTCGGCGGTCCCGCCACCATGACGCTCGGCTGGTTCCTCGCCGGCGCCTTCACCATGGCCGTCGGACTCTCCATGGCCGAGATCTGCTCCGCCTTCCCCACCTCCGGTGGCCTCTACTACTGGAGCGCCCGACTCTCCGGCCACCGCTGGGCGCCCTTCGCCTCCTGGATCACCGGATG GTTCAACATCGTAGCACAA TGGGCAGGCACTGCCAGCATCGACTTCTCTCTGGCACAGCTAATCCAGGTCATCATCCTTCTCAGCACTGGCGGCAACAATGGCGGCGGGTACATGGCATCAAAGTACGTCGTTTTCGCCTTCCACGCAGGGATTCTGCTGACCCACGCCGCCATCAACAGCCTCTCCATCTCTTGGCTATCTTTGCTCGGACAGTTCGCCGCGCTTTGGAATATGCTAG GTGTCTTTGTCCTGATGATCGCTGTACCGGTTGTTGCTACTGAGAGGGCTAGTGCAAAGTACGTTTTCACCCATTTCAACACGGGTAACAGCGCTGGAATCCACAGTAACCTCTACATCTTCGTTCTGGGGCTCCTCATGAGCCAATACACACTGTCAGGATATGACGCATCTGCACACATG ACCGAAGAGACCAAAAATGCAGGCAGGAACGGCCCGATTGGGATAATCAGTGCGATCGGTATATCGTTGGTAGTAGGCTGGGGGTACATACTTGGCATCACGTTTGCAGTGAAGGACATCCCCTTCCTCCTGAGCCCTGACAACAATGCGGGAGGCTATGCGATCGCTCAGGTGTTCTACCTTGCCTTCAAAAGCCGATATGGGAATGGTGCTGGAGGGATCGTCTGCTTGTGGATCGTCGCTGTCGCCATATACTTCTGTGGCATGAGCTCGATGACTAGCAACTCAAG GATGACTTATGCGTTCTCGAGAGATGGGGCGATGCCGTTTTCATCCATCTGGCACAAAGTTAACAAGCAAGAAGTGCCGATAAACGCCGTCTGGCTGTCAGCTTTCATCTCCCTTTGCATGGCATTGCCG TCTCTGGGCAGCCTGGTGGCGTTCCAGGCGATGGCATCTGTCGCAACGACCGCAGTCTACATCGCCTACGCGCTGCCGATCCTCTTCCGCGTGACGCTGGCGCACAATCGCTTCGTGCCAGGCCCCTTCAGCCTCGGCCGGTACGGCGTGCTCGTGGGCTGGATCGCAGTGCTCTGGGTCGCGACCATCACCGTGCTCTTCTCGCTGCCGGTCTCATACCCGGTGACCAAGAACACCCTCAACTACACTCCGGTCGCCGTTGGCGGGCTGTTCGCACTGATCTTGTCGTCGTGGATCGTCAGCGCAAGGCGCTGGTTCACGGGTCCTGTCACAAATTTGGGAGGGTAG